CGCGACCGCTACGACGACATCGTCGAATTCTCGGGGATCAACGAGAAGGGCGACTTCATCACGCTGCCGATGCGCACGTACTCCTCCGGCATGGGCGCCCGGCTGCGTTTCTCGATCGCCGCGGCGAAGAGCCACGACGTGCTGCTGATCGACGAGGCGCTGTCCACCGGCGACGCCCGCTTCCAGCGGCGCAGCCAGGACCGCATCAACGAGCTGCGCGAGGAGGCCGGCACGGTCTTCCTGGTCAGCCACAGCATCGGCACGATTTCCGAGACGTGCGACCGCACGATCTGGCTGGAGGCCGGGACGTTGCGGATGGACGGGCCGACGAAGGACGTCGTCGCCGCGTACAACGAGTTCACCAGCCCCAAGAAATAGCCACTAATCACCTCAAAACAACCCTAACGCGGGCTAAAGTACGGTCCGATGACGACTCATCGGACCGCACCGCCCGGCCATGACTCCACCGGTGTGCCCGGGACCGCACTCCCCGGCACCCCGGCGCCCCTCGGTGGCCTGCCCCGGCCGGCGCAGGCCACCGCCCTCTGCGCCGTCTGGGCAGCCACCCGCGTAGGGATGCTGCTCCTGCTCATCGTCGACCACGTCGGCGACAGCGGCGTCGCCGGCGAGGTGCACACCCTCTACCGGCACTGGTACGAGCAGCTCGGCCAGGGCGCGTTCCCCCTGAACGACGCCACCTGGCAGTACCCGCCCGGCGCGGCGCTGGTGTTCCTCTCCCCCGGCGCGCTGCCCTGGCTCACCTACTTCCAGGCCTTCGTCGCCATCACTCTCGCCGCCGACGCCGTCGTCACCCTCGCTCTCGCCCACGCCGGAACGCGCGGCGCCTGGATGTGGGTGTGCGGGCTGCCGCTGCTGCTGCATCTGCCCTTCGCGCGGTACGACGTCCAGGTCACCGCCCTCGCCGTGCTCGCGCTGCTGGCGATGCGCCGCCGGCCGCTGCTCGGCGGGGCGCTCGCCGGCATCGGCGCGATGGTCAAGGTCTGGCCACTGCTCACCGTGCTCGGCACGCCCCGGGGACGTACGACACGCGCCGCCTGGCTCTCGGCCGCCGCATCCGCGGCGGCGCTGCTCGCCGTTCTCTCGGTCGGCTTCACGCACTCACTGGACTTTCTGCGGCAGCAGGGCGCCAGAGGCGTCCAGATCGAGTCACTCGGCGGGACCGCGCTCCAGCTCGCCCGGAAGGCGGGCTGGCCGGGCCGGATCAGGTACCAGTACGGAGCCTTCGAGTTCATCGGCCCCTATGTGTCGAGCGTGGCGCGGCTCTCGCTGCTGCTGACCGGCGCGGCGTTCTGCTGGCTGCTGCTGTGGCGGGTCAGGGCCCGGCGCTGGAGTGCGGCCACACCTTTCGACGCCGCGTTCGCCGCCGTACTGCTCTTCACCGTCACCAGCCGGGTGATCAGCCCGCAGTATCTGATCTGGCTGGTCGGACTGGCCGCGGTCTGCCTCACCTCCCGGCACACCACCCAGCGCCCGGTCGCGCTGCTCATGCTGCCCGCCGCCGCGCTGAGTGCGCTGGCCTATCCCGTGCTCTACGACGACGTGCTGGGCGGCACTCCGCTCGGCTGTCTGATCATGGTCGTACGGAACGGGCTGCTGGTCGCGGCCGCTCTGCTCTCCTGCAGGCTGCTGTGGACTGCCACAGCCGCGCGATAGGCTCCGCTGCCGACATGGGCAGGGGCACGCCGAGGGAGTGGGAATGCCGAATGGGGGGCTTGAGCCGCTGCGGGCCGACGACCCGCGGGAGATCGCGGGTTATGCGCTCGAGGCGAGGATCGGCGAAGGCGGGATGGGCACCGTCTTTCTCACCCGCACCGGCGAAGGACGACCCGTCGCGCTGAAGCTGATCCGCCGCGAGCATGCGCAGAGCGAGAGCTTCCGGAAACGGTTCGCCCGCGAGGTCGAGGCGGCACGCCGCGTGCACGGGCACCACCTCGTACCGGTCGTCGACCATGACGCGGAGGCCGCCCGGCCCTGGCTCGCCACCCGGTACGTACCGGGGCTGCCGCTCGACGACGCGCTGGCCGGACACGGGCCGCTGCCGCTGAAGAGCGTGCTCCAGCTGACCGCCTGCGCGGCCCACGCGCTGGACGCCGTACACACCGCAGGGGTCATCCACCGCGATGTGAAGCCGGGCAATCTGCTGCTCACCACGGAAGGGCCGTGGCTGCTCGACTTCGGCATCGCGCGGGCCGTCGGGACCGCGTCCATGACCACCGTCGGCCGGATGGTCGGCACGCCCAAGTACATGTCTCCCGAGCACGCGCTCGGTAAGCAACTCACGCCCGCATCCGATGTGTTCACGCTCGGGCTCGTCGCCGCCGAGGCCGCCGCCGGACGCCATCCGTACGGAGAGGGCGGCGGTCTTGTGGTCGCCACCCGGATCGCCGGCACCGACCACGAGCCGCCGGATCTCGGCGCGCATCCGGCGGTGCTGCGCGAGGTGCTGAGGGCCTGCCTCGCCGCCCGGCCCGAGGAGCGGCCGACGGCGGCGGAGGTGGCCCAGCACTGCCGACTGGCGGCGGGACGCGACGTACGGGACTTCGACGGCTGGCTGCCGAAGCCGCTCGCGGCGGCCCTGGCAGGGATCGAGCGGGCCGCCAGGGACCCGAGGGCATCGGGCTGGCTGACCAGAATCCGCCGGGCCCCCTGACAGGTCTTCCCGATCCTTTCCCGATCCCTTTCCCGAATTCCTTTTGCCGATCGCCGGACGAGCTTGTATTCAGGCCCGTCCGGCGATCGGGGGCGAAGCGGCTGCCGGGCGGACCCGGCGCCCCTCGTTCCCGTACTGCTAGCTGTGCGTCCTCAGCAGCTGCCGCATCGTCCGCATCGCCACCGACAGGTTCGCCAGGTCGAACGTGTCCGAGGTCTGGATCTCCTCCAGCGTCGAGCGCGCCCGGCCGAGGATCGCCGCGTTCTTCTCCTCCCAGGCCTTGAACCGCTCCTCGGGCGTCGAGGTGCCGTTGCCCACGGAGAGCACGTCCGCCGTCAGCATGGCGTGCGCGGCGTACAGGTCCTCGCGGATGGAGGCGCGGGCCATGGACTGCCAGCGGTCGGCCCGCGGCAGCTCTATGATCCGGTCCATCAGCTGGGTGATCTGCAGCCGGTCGGCGAGGTCGTAGTACACCTCGGCGACCGCCATCGGGTCCTTCTGCGTGCGGTCCCCGATCGCGACGATGTCGAGGGTCGGGAAGGCGGAGGAGAACCCGGCGACCCGGAGCGCGAGTTCCTCGGGGACACCGGCCTCGGTGAGCTCGTCCAGGATCCCCTGGTACCACTCCAGATCCGCGCCACGCAGCATCTTCGGCAGCTCCGCCCAGACCTGTTCCACGCGCTCGGCGAAGAAGCCGATGGTCTCGGCGAGCTCCAGCGGCTGCGGCCGGTTGCCCAGCAGCCATCGCGTACCGCGCTCGACGAGCCGGCGCGAGTGCAGCCGGATACGGGTCTGGACGTCGGCCGCGACCTTGTTGTCGAGTGCCTCGACGGCGTCCCACACCGCGCCGAGTCCGAAAATTTCGCGGGCCGCGGTCTGCGCCCGCACGACCTCTTCGGTCGACGCACCCGTCTCTTCGCGCAGCCGGTGCAGGAAGGTCGAACCACCGGTGTTCACCGTGTCGTTGACCAGCACCGTCGTGACGATCTCGCGGCGCAGCGCATGCCCGTCGATCGCCTCGGGGAACTTCTCGCGCAGCGCCTGCGGGAAGTACGCGTGCAGCAGCCGGCGCAGATACGCGTCGTCCGGCAGCGACGTCCCGATCAGCTCGTCCGCCACCGTGATCTTGGTGTAGGCGAGCAGCACGGCCAGCTCGGGCTGGCTGAGCCCCCTGCCCGTGTTGAGCAGTTCGCGAATCTGCCGGTCGTTCGGCAGGAACTCCAGCGCGCGGTCCAGATGCCCGTCCCGGCCGAGGCGCCGCATGAAGCGCTGGTGGGCGTGGAGCAGCGAGGGGGACTGGGCCACGGCGTTCGACAGGGCGACGTTCTGCGCGTAGTTGTTGCGCAGCACCAGCGCCCCGACCTCGTCGGTCATCTCGGCGAGCAGCTTGTTGCGCTGCTTGACGGTCATGTCGCCGTCCGACACCAGGCCGTTGAGCAGGATCTTGATGTTCACCTCGTGGTCGGAGGTGTCCACGCCCGCGCTGTTGTCGATGGCGTCGGTGTTGATCTTGCCACCGCTGCGGTCGAACTCGATCCTGCCGAGCTGGGTCAGACCGAGGTTGCCGCCCTCGCCGACGACCTTGACCCGCAGGTCCTCGCCGTTGACGCGGATCGCGTCGTTGGCCTTGTCGCCGACGTCCGCGTTGGACTCGGTGGAGGCCTTGACGTACGTACCGATGCCGCCGTTCCACAGCAGGTCCACCGGAGCCTTGAGGATCGACTTCATCAGCTCGGCGGGTGTCATCTTGGAGATGCCGGGCTCGATGCCGAGCGCCTCGCGCATGTGCGCGTTGACCGGGATCGACTTGGCCGTACGCGGGTGGATGCCGCCGCCGGCCGACAACAGCTCCTTGTTGTAGTCGGCCCAGGACGAACGGGGCAGCTCGAAGAGCCGGCGGCGCTCGGCGTACGAGGTTGCCGCGTCCGGGGTCGGGTCGATGAAGATGTGCCGGTGGTCGAAGGCCGCGACGAGCCGGATGTGCTCGCTGAGCAGCATGCCGTTGCCGAACACGTCACCCGACATGTCGCCGACGCCGACGACCGTGAAGTCCTGCGTCTGGGTGTCGTGGCCGAGTTCGCGGAAGTGCCGCTCGACGGACTCCCACGCGCCACGGGCGGTGATGCCCATGGCCTTGTGGTCGTATCCGGCGGAGCCGCCCGAGGCGAAGGCGTCACCGAGCCAGAAGTTGTAGCTCTCGGCGACCTCGTTGGCGATGTCGGAGAAGGTCGCGGTGCCCTTGTCCGCCGCGACGACGAGATAGGTGTCGTCCCCGTCGTGGCGTACGACGTCCGCCGGCGGGACGACCTCGCCCGCCACCAGGTTGTCGGTGATGTCGAGCAGCGCGGAGATGAAGATCTTGTAGCAGGCGATGCCTTCGGTGAGCCAGGCGTCCCGGTCCACGGACGGGTCCGGGAGCTGCTTGGCGACGAAGCCGCCCTTCGCGCCGACCGGCACGATCACGGTGTTCTTCACCATCTGCGCCTTGACCAGGCCCAGGATCTCCGTACGGAAGTCCTCACGCCGGTCGGACCAGCGCAGACCGCCGCGCGCGACCTTGCCGAAGCGCAGGTGCACACCCTCGACGCGCGGGGAGTGGACCCAGATCTCGTACGCCGGGCGCGGCGCAGGCAGATCCGGGATGGCCTGCGGGTCGAACTTCATCGACACATAGCTGTGGTGCGTGCCGCCGCCGGCCTCCTGGAAGAAGTTGGTCCGCAGCGTCGCCTTGATGACCGTGAGGAAGGAACGCAGGATCCGGTCCTCGTCCAGGCTGGCGACCTGGTCGAGCGCGCCCTCGAGCTCCTCGAGGAGACCGTCGATCAACTCGGTGCCCGCGCGCTGGCGCTCCGGGGACATCCTGGCCTCGAAGAGCGAGATCAGCAGCCGGGTGGTGTGGACATTGGTACGGAGGGTTTCCTCCATGTACTCCTGGCTGAAGGTCGAACCGGCCTGGCGCAGGTACTTGGCGTACGCGCGCAGCACCATCGCCTGTCGCCAGTTCAGACCGGCACCCAGGACGAGGGCGTTGAAGCCGTCGTTCTCGGCCTTGCCGGTCCAGACCGCGGCGAAGGCGTCCTGGAAACGCTCGCGGGCATCGTCGGCGAGGTAGTCGCCGTTGCCGTTGGCCTGCGGCATGCGCAGACCGAAGTCGTAGATCCAGGCGGTCGTACGGTCCGAACAGCGCAGCTCGTACGGACGCTCGTCGACGACCTCGACACCCAGCCGGTTGAGGGCGGGCAGGACCGCGGAGAGGGAGACCTGCTCTCCGGTGCGGTAGATCTTGAAACGGCGCTCGCCGGGGCCGGCGCCGACCGGTTCGTACAGCGAGAGCGCGAAGCCCCTGCTGCTCTCGGTCAGCCGTTCCAGGTGCACGAGGTCGGCGACGGCGGCACGCGGCGAGTGATCTGCCTTGTAGCCCTCGGGGAAGGCGGAGCCGTAGCGGCGCAGCAGCTCGGCGGCGCGCTCCTCACCGCATTCGGCGTTGAGCGCCTCGGCGAAGCCGTCGGCCCAGGAGCGGGCGGCCTCGACGAGCCTGGCCTCGATGCGCTCGACGTCGGCGTCGGTCAGGTGGGGCAGCTCGGTCCCGGACGGGACGCGGACCACGAAGTGCAGCCGGGAGAGGATCGACTCGGTGTTCCAGGCGGTGAAGTCGACGCTGCTGCCGCCGAGCTCCTCCTTGAGGATGTCGATCAGGCGCAGCCGTACGCCGGTGGTGTAGCGGTCGCGCGGCAGGTAGATGAGGGCGGAGTAGTAGCGCCCGTACTCGTCCTGACGCAGGTAGAGCCGCAGCCTGCGGCGCTCCTGGAGGTAGAGCACGCTCGTGACGATGGAGCGCAGCTGGTCGACGGGCGTCTGGAAGAGCTCGTCGCGCGGGTAGGTCTCGAGGATCTGCAGCAGGTCCCGGCCGTCGTGGCTGTTGGGCGAGAAGCCGGCGCCCTCCAGGACCTCGGCGACCTTACGGCGGATGACCGGCACCCGGCGCACGGACTCGGTGTACGCGGCGGAGGAGAAGAGACCGAGGAAGCGGCGCTCGCCGATGACATTGCCCTCGGCGTCGAACTTCTTCACGCCGACGTAGTCGAGGTAGCTGGGGCGGTGCACGGTCGCGCGGCTGTTGGCCTTCGTCAGCACGAGCAGCTTGTGCTCACGGGCCTTGGCACG
This portion of the Streptomyces sp. NBC_01750 genome encodes:
- a CDS encoding glycosyltransferase family 87 protein, whose protein sequence is MTTHRTAPPGHDSTGVPGTALPGTPAPLGGLPRPAQATALCAVWAATRVGMLLLLIVDHVGDSGVAGEVHTLYRHWYEQLGQGAFPLNDATWQYPPGAALVFLSPGALPWLTYFQAFVAITLAADAVVTLALAHAGTRGAWMWVCGLPLLLHLPFARYDVQVTALAVLALLAMRRRPLLGGALAGIGAMVKVWPLLTVLGTPRGRTTRAAWLSAAASAAALLAVLSVGFTHSLDFLRQQGARGVQIESLGGTALQLARKAGWPGRIRYQYGAFEFIGPYVSSVARLSLLLTGAAFCWLLLWRVRARRWSAATPFDAAFAAVLLFTVTSRVISPQYLIWLVGLAAVCLTSRHTTQRPVALLMLPAAALSALAYPVLYDDVLGGTPLGCLIMVVRNGLLVAAALLSCRLLWTATAAR
- a CDS encoding NAD-glutamate dehydrogenase, which codes for MQTKLDEAKAELLERAARVAENSPLGGHLPTGSEQGKRPDQDALLTYLQRYYLHTAPEDLADRDPVDIFGAALSHYRLAENRPQGTANVRVHTPTVEENGWTCSHSVVEVVTDDMPFLVDSVTNELSRQGRGIHVVIHPQITVRRDVTGKLIEVLPSETGAKDLPHDAFVESWIHVEVDRETDRADLKQITADLLRVLSDVRETVEDWEKMRDAALRIAEELPSEPTADDLRDQEVEEARELLRWLAADHFTFLGYREYELTENDALAAVPGTGLGILRSDPQHSTDEAHPVSPSFSRLPADARAKAREHKLLVLTKANSRATVHRPSYLDYVGVKKFDAEGNVIGERRFLGLFSSAAYTESVRRVPVIRRKVAEVLEGAGFSPNSHDGRDLLQILETYPRDELFQTPVDQLRSIVTSVLYLQERRRLRLYLRQDEYGRYYSALIYLPRDRYTTGVRLRLIDILKEELGGSSVDFTAWNTESILSRLHFVVRVPSGTELPHLTDADVERIEARLVEAARSWADGFAEALNAECGEERAAELLRRYGSAFPEGYKADHSPRAAVADLVHLERLTESSRGFALSLYEPVGAGPGERRFKIYRTGEQVSLSAVLPALNRLGVEVVDERPYELRCSDRTTAWIYDFGLRMPQANGNGDYLADDARERFQDAFAAVWTGKAENDGFNALVLGAGLNWRQAMVLRAYAKYLRQAGSTFSQEYMEETLRTNVHTTRLLISLFEARMSPERQRAGTELIDGLLEELEGALDQVASLDEDRILRSFLTVIKATLRTNFFQEAGGGTHHSYVSMKFDPQAIPDLPAPRPAYEIWVHSPRVEGVHLRFGKVARGGLRWSDRREDFRTEILGLVKAQMVKNTVIVPVGAKGGFVAKQLPDPSVDRDAWLTEGIACYKIFISALLDITDNLVAGEVVPPADVVRHDGDDTYLVVAADKGTATFSDIANEVAESYNFWLGDAFASGGSAGYDHKAMGITARGAWESVERHFRELGHDTQTQDFTVVGVGDMSGDVFGNGMLLSEHIRLVAAFDHRHIFIDPTPDAATSYAERRRLFELPRSSWADYNKELLSAGGGIHPRTAKSIPVNAHMREALGIEPGISKMTPAELMKSILKAPVDLLWNGGIGTYVKASTESNADVGDKANDAIRVNGEDLRVKVVGEGGNLGLTQLGRIEFDRSGGKINTDAIDNSAGVDTSDHEVNIKILLNGLVSDGDMTVKQRNKLLAEMTDEVGALVLRNNYAQNVALSNAVAQSPSLLHAHQRFMRRLGRDGHLDRALEFLPNDRQIRELLNTGRGLSQPELAVLLAYTKITVADELIGTSLPDDAYLRRLLHAYFPQALREKFPEAIDGHALRREIVTTVLVNDTVNTGGSTFLHRLREETGASTEEVVRAQTAAREIFGLGAVWDAVEALDNKVAADVQTRIRLHSRRLVERGTRWLLGNRPQPLELAETIGFFAERVEQVWAELPKMLRGADLEWYQGILDELTEAGVPEELALRVAGFSSAFPTLDIVAIGDRTQKDPMAVAEVYYDLADRLQITQLMDRIIELPRADRWQSMARASIREDLYAAHAMLTADVLSVGNGTSTPEERFKAWEEKNAAILGRARSTLEEIQTSDTFDLANLSVAMRTMRQLLRTHS
- a CDS encoding serine/threonine-protein kinase, with translation MPNGGLEPLRADDPREIAGYALEARIGEGGMGTVFLTRTGEGRPVALKLIRREHAQSESFRKRFAREVEAARRVHGHHLVPVVDHDAEAARPWLATRYVPGLPLDDALAGHGPLPLKSVLQLTACAAHALDAVHTAGVIHRDVKPGNLLLTTEGPWLLDFGIARAVGTASMTTVGRMVGTPKYMSPEHALGKQLTPASDVFTLGLVAAEAAAGRHPYGEGGGLVVATRIAGTDHEPPDLGAHPAVLREVLRACLAARPEERPTAAEVAQHCRLAAGRDVRDFDGWLPKPLAAALAGIERAARDPRASGWLTRIRRAP